A genomic stretch from Desulfovibrio sp. TomC includes:
- the cobT gene encoding nicotinate-nucleotide--dimethylbenzimidazole phosphoribosyltransferase produces the protein MSRTLSDVLAAIAPVDPALFPVAKAHLDNLTKPRGSLGRLEEMAERLFAIRGGQTPVVDPARIYVCAGDHGVAEEGVSLFPQEVTRQMVANFLAGGAGINVLAATAGVDLRVVDAGCLGDPFAAHPRFAGTRVASGTANFVTGPAMSLAVCTEALLLGVSLADAAAAEGIKALGTGDMGIANTTPSTALFCAYLGLAPQAITGPGTGLDAHGVRRKAEIVGKGLARHSDVVAAGDPVAILAALGGLEIACLAGLVLGAAANRLPIAVDGFISTAAYTAARAICPNVADYAFLSHASAEPGYAAIMSAMGQKPLLDLGLRLGEGTGAALALFLMRASANMYNDMATFAAAGVSDGVV, from the coding sequence ATGTCCCGCACCCTGTCCGATGTCCTGGCCGCCATCGCGCCCGTTGATCCGGCCCTTTTTCCCGTGGCCAAGGCCCATCTCGACAACCTCACCAAGCCGCGCGGCAGCCTTGGGCGTCTGGAAGAAATGGCCGAGCGCCTGTTTGCCATCCGCGGCGGCCAGACTCCGGTGGTCGATCCGGCCCGCATCTATGTCTGCGCCGGCGACCACGGCGTGGCCGAAGAGGGTGTCAGCCTGTTTCCCCAGGAAGTCACCCGGCAGATGGTGGCCAACTTTCTGGCCGGCGGGGCCGGCATCAATGTCCTGGCCGCCACTGCCGGCGTGGATCTCCGGGTGGTGGACGCCGGCTGCCTGGGCGATCCTTTTGCGGCCCATCCCCGCTTTGCCGGAACGCGCGTGGCCTCGGGCACGGCCAATTTCGTCACCGGTCCGGCCATGAGCCTTGCTGTGTGCACCGAGGCCCTGCTCCTTGGCGTCTCTCTGGCTGATGCGGCTGCGGCCGAAGGCATCAAGGCCCTTGGCACCGGCGACATGGGCATTGCCAACACCACGCCCTCCACCGCGCTTTTTTGCGCCTATCTGGGGCTGGCCCCGCAAGCCATCACCGGTCCCGGCACCGGCCTTGATGCCCATGGCGTGCGCCGCAAGGCTGAAATCGTCGGCAAAGGCCTGGCCCGCCACAGCGACGTGGTGGCCGCAGGCGACCCGGTGGCCATCCTGGCCGCCCTGGGAGGCCTTGAAATCGCCTGTCTGGCCGGGCTGGTCCTGGGCGCTGCCGCCAACCGCCTGCCCATTGCCGTGGACGGATTTATTTCCACCGCCGCCTACACAGCCGCCCGGGCCATCTGCCCGAACGTGGCCGACTACGCCTTTTTAAGCCACGCCTCGGCCGAACCCGGCTATGCCGCCATCATGAGCGCCATGGGCCAAAAGCCGCTGCTCGACCTGGGCCTTCGCCTGGGCGAGGGAACCGGCGCTGCCCTGGCCCTGTTCCTGATGCGGGCCAGCGCCAATATGTACAACGATATGGCTACGTTCGCCGCCGCCGGCGTCAGCGATGGCGTCGTGTAG
- a CDS encoding WD40/YVTN/BNR-like repeat-containing protein, producing MFKHLKTAAGILGCLSVCTLLLWGCSQSEAPVSSAKPAGETGASTPAFKPGVPESKQLAALDPVAEAARLQKIMERKRAKPKKSFDKPREAQIFFAEKRAPVGETAIPVQRYVTAMEAMRDMPLFSTRDNALVPAADRRAYDARGGAALGNWTGVGPGNVGGRIRSMVIDPATPATMYIGGVAGGVWKTTNAGTTWTPLTDLLSNLAVCSMAMDPKNSSIIYAGTGEGYYNVDAVRGAGIFKTTNAGTNWTQLASTANEDFYYVNKVVVSPNDSTRLYAATRKGVAVSTDTGASWTLKLDAANVSGCTDLVVRTDVTSADTLVASCGTYLTAPTQAAIHRSTDNGQTWTSVHTQTNMDRTSLAIAKSDQSILYALVSSNAPGNWNNGLLTVLKSVNGGASWVAVYTNLGAKVLENMLLTNVCSAFCAQCEASDTYANQGWYDNVIAVDPINPNIVWTGGIDLFRSDNGGVSWGLASVWWANTSLAAYNHADHHVLVFHPNYNGDTNKTLYNGNDGGLFRTDNARADTTTQTCSDTASKVPWVSLNNGLGITQYYYGAVYPGGGTFFGGAQDNGTTRGSIAGGANAWATLLGGDGGGVAVNPQNTNTLYGEYTNLSLQRSINGGTAFAQATTGITEASANFAFIAPFTMDPNNPANLWIGGKTLWRTTNGADAWTQASTALAGNGTVSAIAVAPGNSNLVAVGTNNGSVFVSTTALSATAATVWSSTSPVAGQIASLAFDPGNSSILYATCSNFGQPHVLKSSNRGATWTTITGTGSTALPDIPTFALVVDPNFRNRLYVGTDLGVFASLDGGASWAVENSGFANVITESLRVEPVSKRLYAFTHGRGVWYVPLPAKAASGPAADLLLLKQ from the coding sequence ATGTTTAAACACCTCAAGACTGCCGCCGGAATATTGGGATGTCTAAGCGTCTGCACGCTCCTCCTGTGGGGGTGCAGCCAGAGCGAAGCTCCGGTCTCCTCAGCCAAGCCGGCCGGAGAGACGGGCGCGTCGACGCCGGCCTTTAAACCCGGCGTGCCGGAAAGCAAGCAACTGGCCGCCCTTGATCCTGTCGCCGAAGCGGCCCGGCTTCAAAAGATCATGGAGCGCAAACGGGCCAAGCCCAAGAAAAGTTTTGACAAGCCCAGGGAAGCGCAGATCTTTTTTGCCGAAAAACGCGCCCCGGTGGGTGAAACAGCCATTCCGGTCCAGCGCTATGTCACGGCCATGGAGGCCATGCGGGACATGCCGCTTTTCTCCACCCGCGACAACGCCCTGGTTCCGGCTGCGGATCGTCGGGCCTACGACGCCCGCGGCGGGGCGGCGCTTGGCAACTGGACCGGCGTCGGTCCCGGCAATGTCGGCGGGCGCATCCGGTCCATGGTGATCGACCCGGCCACGCCGGCCACCATGTATATCGGCGGCGTGGCCGGGGGCGTGTGGAAAACCACCAACGCCGGCACCACCTGGACGCCGCTGACTGACTTGCTTTCCAATCTGGCCGTGTGCTCCATGGCCATGGACCCCAAAAATTCTTCCATCATCTACGCCGGCACGGGTGAAGGCTATTACAACGTCGACGCTGTGCGCGGGGCTGGCATTTTTAAGACCACCAACGCCGGGACAAACTGGACCCAGCTGGCCTCCACAGCCAACGAGGATTTTTATTACGTCAACAAGGTTGTGGTCAGCCCCAACGACTCTACACGGCTTTATGCCGCCACCCGCAAAGGCGTTGCCGTCTCCACCGATACCGGCGCGAGTTGGACGCTCAAGCTGGATGCCGCAAACGTCAGCGGCTGCACCGATCTGGTCGTTCGCACCGACGTCACAAGCGCCGATACACTCGTCGCCTCGTGCGGCACCTACCTGACCGCACCCACCCAGGCCGCCATCCACCGCTCCACCGACAACGGCCAGACCTGGACCTCGGTGCATACTCAGACGAACATGGATCGCACCTCCCTGGCCATTGCCAAAAGCGACCAGAGCATCCTGTACGCCCTGGTCTCGTCCAACGCTCCCGGCAACTGGAACAACGGCTTGCTGACCGTGCTCAAGTCCGTCAACGGCGGAGCGAGCTGGGTGGCCGTGTATACCAATCTCGGCGCAAAAGTCCTCGAAAACATGCTGCTGACCAACGTCTGCTCAGCCTTCTGCGCCCAGTGCGAAGCGTCGGACACCTATGCCAACCAGGGCTGGTACGACAATGTCATCGCCGTGGACCCGATCAATCCCAACATCGTCTGGACCGGCGGCATCGACCTTTTCCGCTCCGACAACGGCGGCGTCTCCTGGGGGCTGGCTTCGGTCTGGTGGGCCAATACCAGCCTTGCCGCCTACAACCACGCCGACCATCACGTGCTGGTCTTTCATCCGAACTACAACGGCGACACCAACAAGACGCTCTACAACGGCAACGACGGCGGCCTGTTCCGTACGGACAACGCCCGGGCCGACACCACCACCCAGACCTGTTCGGACACGGCGTCCAAAGTGCCCTGGGTCAGTCTCAACAACGGCCTGGGCATCACCCAGTACTATTATGGCGCGGTCTACCCCGGCGGCGGGACCTTTTTCGGAGGAGCCCAGGACAACGGCACCACCCGCGGGAGCATTGCTGGCGGGGCCAACGCCTGGGCCACGCTTCTTGGCGGCGACGGCGGCGGCGTGGCTGTCAATCCGCAAAACACCAACACCCTTTACGGCGAATATACCAATCTGAGCCTCCAGCGCTCCATCAACGGCGGCACGGCCTTTGCCCAGGCCACCACCGGCATCACCGAAGCCTCGGCCAACTTCGCCTTTATCGCGCCGTTTACCATGGACCCCAACAACCCGGCCAATCTGTGGATCGGCGGCAAGACGCTCTGGCGCACCACCAATGGCGCGGACGCCTGGACCCAGGCATCCACCGCCCTTGCCGGCAACGGTACGGTCAGCGCCATTGCCGTGGCTCCGGGCAATTCCAACCTCGTCGCCGTGGGCACCAATAACGGCTCGGTCTTTGTGTCCACCACGGCCCTGTCCGCCACTGCCGCCACCGTCTGGAGTTCCACCTCGCCGGTAGCCGGCCAAATCGCTTCCCTGGCCTTTGATCCCGGCAACTCCAGCATCCTCTACGCCACCTGTTCCAACTTCGGGCAGCCGCATGTGCTTAAATCGAGCAACCGGGGCGCGACCTGGACCACGATTACCGGCACGGGATCGACGGCCCTGCCCGACATCCCAACCTTTGCCCTCGTCGTCGACCCCAATTTCCGAAATCGCCTCTACGTCGGCACCGACCTCGGCGTCTTTGCCAGCCTGGACGGCGGCGCCTCTTGGGCCGTGGAAAATTCCGGCTTTGCCAATGTCATCACCGAATCCCTGAGAGTTGAACCCGTGTCCAAACGGTTGTACGCCTTCACCCACGGCCGGGGCGTCTGGTACGTTCCCCTGCCGGCCAAGGCCGCCTCCGGGCCGGCGGCCGATCTGCTGCTGCTCAAGCAGTAA
- a CDS encoding multicopper oxidase family protein, translating into MAGFFNRFLPWLGQDQRSGRPETDPAEHPAGQSGRRRFLALTALAPLFAAAPVLGAADPHAGHDGHGNPAGSMPGGHGGHGGQIYPWRNPAIALTPPPRLTGKGEGVVMTPHVPNLGYERDGEVKVFRLTAQPVEPLLLNGPPPPGSLWDRWHKAKGAMHGMDIPKKVKLWGFNGSMPGPTIEVVQGDTVRVIVKNELPEPTSIHWHGLEVPNDQDGVGGLTQPPIPPGASYTYEFTVHQIGTFMYHSSFNEKKQVGMGLGGFFIIHPADGTRRVDRDYAILLQEWFFLPGNEYVDVTSTDPNWFTMNGKSAPSTEVLTAVVGQTVRLRLANLSNMHAHPIHLHGVTWRVTGTEGGPIPESAQWPGNTVNVSPGAIRDVEFTFTHPGYWHMHCHKLHHVVNAHASVPMGVMPMGGMTMLFEVAEAGPGHGGHTPPAQGPQAGHGHAPQTAAPHAGHGQDAPAMADPDRKQPPSPPPGGQGQAMPASPHAGHNPSGGN; encoded by the coding sequence ATGGCAGGCTTTTTCAACCGTTTTCTCCCCTGGCTCGGCCAGGACCAACGCTCCGGGCGTCCCGAAACCGACCCGGCCGAGCATCCCGCCGGCCAATCCGGACGTCGCCGTTTCCTGGCGCTCACCGCCCTGGCCCCGCTTTTTGCCGCTGCCCCGGTCCTGGGCGCAGCCGATCCCCATGCCGGCCACGACGGCCACGGCAATCCGGCCGGGTCCATGCCCGGCGGGCACGGCGGGCATGGCGGCCAGATTTATCCCTGGCGGAATCCCGCCATCGCCCTCACCCCGCCGCCGCGACTGACCGGCAAGGGCGAGGGCGTGGTCATGACGCCCCATGTGCCAAACCTCGGCTATGAACGCGACGGCGAGGTGAAGGTCTTTCGCTTGACCGCCCAGCCGGTCGAACCCCTCCTCCTTAACGGTCCGCCGCCGCCAGGGTCCCTGTGGGACCGCTGGCACAAGGCCAAAGGGGCCATGCACGGCATGGATATCCCCAAGAAAGTGAAGCTCTGGGGATTTAACGGCTCCATGCCCGGCCCGACCATCGAGGTGGTCCAGGGCGATACGGTGCGCGTCATCGTCAAAAACGAGCTGCCCGAACCGACCAGCATCCACTGGCACGGCCTGGAAGTGCCCAACGATCAGGACGGCGTGGGCGGCCTCACCCAACCGCCCATTCCGCCCGGCGCGAGCTACACCTACGAGTTCACCGTGCACCAGATCGGCACGTTCATGTACCATTCGTCATTTAATGAAAAAAAGCAGGTGGGCATGGGCCTGGGCGGCTTTTTCATCATCCACCCCGCCGACGGCACGCGCCGGGTGGACCGCGACTACGCCATCCTGCTCCAGGAGTGGTTCTTCCTGCCCGGCAACGAATACGTGGACGTCACCTCCACCGACCCCAACTGGTTTACCATGAATGGCAAGTCCGCGCCCTCGACCGAGGTGCTGACGGCCGTCGTCGGCCAGACCGTGCGCCTGCGGCTGGCCAACCTGTCCAACATGCACGCCCACCCCATCCATCTGCACGGCGTCACCTGGCGCGTCACCGGCACCGAGGGCGGTCCCATTCCCGAATCGGCCCAGTGGCCCGGCAACACCGTCAATGTCTCGCCCGGAGCCATCCGCGACGTGGAATTCACCTTCACCCACCCCGGCTACTGGCACATGCACTGCCACAAGCTCCATCACGTGGTGAACGCCCATGCCTCGGTGCCCATGGGGGTCATGCCCATGGGCGGCATGACCATGCTTTTTGAAGTGGCCGAGGCCGGACCGGGCCATGGCGGCCACACCCCGCCGGCGCAGGGTCCCCAGGCCGGGCACGGACACGCGCCCCAGACCGCCGCACCCCACGCCGGGCATGGCCAGGATGCTCCGGCCATGGCCGACCCGGACCGGAAACAACCGCCCTCCCCGCCACCCGGCGGCCAGGGCCAGGCAATGCCCGCCTCGCCCCATGCCGGCCACAACCCGTCCGGAGGGAACTGA
- a CDS encoding ATP-dependent 6-phosphofructokinase: MRNNKDASLNMALTPADTAVSTLGQSACASPKCSDAFTTDEAGVLVGISRDTLATKDVAPVFFEEAGPRQQLFFSPHKTKIAIVTCGGICPGINDVIRSIVMEAHHHYGVAATLGIRYGLRGFIPACRHDVMEFFPDNVAEIQQFGGTILGSSRGSQPVDEIVDAMERLGIGFCIFIGGVGTMRAAEAIGAEIAGRDLPIGVVCIPKTVDNDIHFVSRTFGFSTAAEQATEAIACAHVEAVGAPYGIGLVKLMGRQSGFIAAEASMGLKHVNMVLVPEEPFALTGPGGVIDVLETRLRTRGHAVIVAAEGAGQHLVDETGRTDPSGNPVLGDFCGLLSAEIKRHFKEKALPITMKAIDPSYIIRSVPANTADAVYCGFLGRLAVHAGMAGKTGLMIGSVNDRYVHVPLPLVTRERKHIDIHSDYWQAVLDSTGQPRFAPDQA; this comes from the coding sequence ATGCGCAACAACAAGGATGCCAGCCTCAATATGGCCCTCACCCCGGCCGACACGGCCGTGTCCACCCTGGGCCAAAGCGCCTGCGCCAGTCCCAAATGCTCCGACGCCTTCACCACCGACGAGGCCGGGGTGCTGGTCGGCATCTCCAGGGATACGCTGGCCACAAAGGACGTGGCTCCGGTCTTTTTTGAGGAGGCCGGCCCCCGCCAGCAGCTCTTTTTTTCGCCCCACAAGACCAAGATCGCCATCGTCACCTGCGGCGGCATCTGCCCCGGCATAAACGACGTCATCCGCTCCATCGTCATGGAGGCCCACCACCACTACGGCGTGGCCGCCACCCTTGGCATCCGCTACGGCCTGCGCGGCTTCATCCCGGCCTGCCGCCACGACGTGATGGAATTTTTCCCGGACAACGTGGCCGAGATTCAGCAATTTGGCGGCACCATCCTTGGGTCCTCGCGCGGCTCCCAGCCCGTGGACGAGATCGTGGACGCCATGGAGCGGCTCGGCATCGGCTTTTGCATCTTTATCGGCGGGGTCGGCACCATGCGGGCCGCCGAGGCCATCGGGGCCGAAATCGCCGGCCGGGACCTGCCCATCGGCGTGGTGTGCATCCCCAAAACCGTGGATAACGACATCCATTTCGTCTCGCGCACCTTCGGCTTTTCCACCGCCGCCGAGCAGGCCACCGAGGCCATCGCCTGCGCCCATGTCGAGGCGGTCGGCGCTCCCTACGGCATCGGTCTGGTCAAGCTCATGGGCCGCCAGTCCGGGTTTATCGCGGCCGAGGCCAGTATGGGTCTGAAACACGTCAATATGGTCCTCGTGCCTGAGGAGCCTTTTGCCCTGACCGGCCCGGGCGGCGTGATCGACGTCCTGGAGACGCGGCTTCGCACCCGCGGCCATGCCGTCATTGTGGCCGCCGAAGGGGCGGGGCAGCACCTGGTGGACGAGACCGGGCGCACCGATCCCTCGGGCAACCCCGTCCTGGGCGATTTTTGCGGTCTGCTCTCGGCCGAGATCAAACGGCATTTCAAGGAAAAAGCCCTGCCCATCACCATGAAGGCCATCGATCCGAGCTACATCATCCGCTCGGTGCCGGCCAACACCGCCGACGCCGTCTACTGCGGCTTCCTCGGCCGTCTGGCCGTCCACGCCGGCATGGCCGGCAAAACCGGGCTGATGATCGGCTCGGTCAACGACCGCTACGTCCATGTGCCGCTGCCGCTGGTCACCCGGGAGCGCAAGCACATCGACATCCATTCCGACTATTGGCAGGCCGTGCTCGATTCCACCGGCCAGCCGCGTTTTGCCCCCGATCAGGCTTGA
- a CDS encoding glycosyltransferase, giving the protein MGRTCIFLPPLRSVSGGLVVLAEAAAGLAALGHDVRLVLRDPAAPPLALPPGLPVVPLTEAGLGPNDVYLVPEGWPNALAPGLAAGARCVVYCQNWAYLFNGLPDGVGWDRLPVSFLAVSDPVARFIEQATGTRPPVLRPAIDPARFFPPPAKPDLGPVRVGYMPRKNKGLAAMLRHMAEARSGRTGLVLDWLPIENLPPDGVAEALRSCHVFLATGFPEGCPLPPLEALACGCVVAGFAGFGGFDYMRQAGDGAYGPSVALRDVAWGGNGFYAADNDVFGASVCLEQASRLWLAGGAALEAVLESGRQTAAAYGPGAQRTALAAIWEALRR; this is encoded by the coding sequence TTGGGACGGACCTGTATTTTTCTGCCGCCGCTGCGTTCGGTTTCCGGCGGACTGGTTGTGCTGGCCGAGGCGGCGGCCGGTCTGGCCGCCCTTGGCCACGACGTCCGGCTGGTCCTTCGCGATCCGGCCGCCCCGCCGCTGGCCCTGCCGCCGGGGCTGCCGGTTGTGCCGCTGACCGAAGCGGGCCTTGGCCCGAACGACGTCTACCTTGTGCCCGAGGGCTGGCCCAATGCCCTGGCGCCGGGGTTGGCCGCCGGGGCGCGCTGCGTGGTCTACTGCCAGAATTGGGCCTATCTCTTTAACGGCCTGCCGGACGGCGTGGGCTGGGACCGGCTGCCCGTGTCCTTCCTGGCCGTGTCCGATCCGGTGGCCCGATTCATCGAACAGGCCACCGGGACGCGCCCGCCGGTCCTGCGCCCGGCCATCGACCCGGCCCGGTTTTTCCCGCCCCCGGCCAAGCCGGACCTTGGGCCGGTGCGGGTGGGCTATATGCCGCGCAAAAACAAGGGGCTGGCCGCCATGCTCCGGCACATGGCCGAGGCCCGGTCTGGGCGCACCGGCCTTGTCCTCGACTGGCTGCCCATCGAAAATCTGCCGCCGGACGGCGTGGCCGAGGCGCTTCGCAGCTGCCATGTGTTTCTGGCCACCGGCTTTCCCGAGGGCTGCCCGCTGCCGCCGCTCGAAGCCCTGGCCTGCGGCTGCGTCGTGGCCGGCTTTGCCGGGTTCGGCGGGTTCGATTACATGCGCCAGGCCGGGGACGGCGCGTATGGGCCGTCGGTTGCGCTGCGCGACGTTGCCTGGGGCGGCAATGGTTTTTACGCTGCCGACAATGACGTTTTCGGGGCGAGCGTGTGCCTGGAGCAGGCGTCGCGGCTGTGGCTGGCGGGCGGCGCGGCCTTGGAAGCGGTGCTCGAAAGCGGCCGGCAGACGGCGGCGGCCTATGGGCCTGGGGCACAACGGACGGCCCTGGCCGCAATCTGGGAGGCCCTTCGCCGCTAA